CCAGATCCTAACTTGAGGCCACCCATTAAACAAGCAATGCGTGTTCTTCATTTTGAGTCGTCTTTGCCTAATCTTCCGTCAAAGATGCCAATTCCGACGTACTACCCACCAACAGATTCTAGTACATCAATAGTAACTTCTCACGACTCTTTGACAAGCTATTCAAGTATGCAAGTTGGGCGTTAATGAATTAATTGGTGTTTTGTTATATGCTTGTTGTAATGATGAAAACTATTGTGACtttttagatattttgttaaatttattgtaattttaaatataagatattgtaatttagtgatttaatataaaaaaattatttaattatgagtttaaatctcaccaaaaaaaatcaatttttttttatcaattttttaaaactaaacctaggtaacaaaaaaaatatgaacatttttTCTACGGTACCTACGACAGTCCATAACTCAGGGCCTGCTCATTTTAAACGAGTCTAAATAAGTATTGAAAACTCAAAAAACAATTGTCACTAAAGGTCAATAATGACATGAATTAAACTTGTAGATATCATCACTATGTTTGTCACTAATTCTTGGCTAGGAAattgattttggaattttaaatataagatattgtaatttagtgatttaatataaaaatttaaaaaatttatttggttatgagtttaaatctcaaaaaaaaaaaaaaaatttattaattttttaaaactaaacctagataaacaaaaaaaaatatggacaTTTTTTCTACCGTGTCTATGACAGTCTATAACTCGGAGTCGGACCACCGGCTCATTTTAAACGAGTCTAAATAAGTATTGAAAACTCATAAAGCAATTATCACTATCACTACTATGTTTGTCACTAATTTTTGGCTAGGAAATATTTAGGAATTTCAGTGGAAAATCTTAGTTACAATTGTGATTTGGGAATTCTTTCCTATAATATTGGAAAGTATAATACTCAAAATTCTCCTAACTATTACACGTAGGAACATTTGTTAATACTTTCCAATCCAATCTTGAACCTTTAAAATGCTAATCATAGATTGAAAATAGATAGAGAAATTGAGGCAAAAAGTACTAAACAGGTTCAAGGTTCTAATAATAACAAAATGGTAATAACTAGCTAGAGTTTCTAAGATCGATCAGCTCCTATTCTTTTTCCTTTGAAGTTCATCCATCAGGAAATGCGCCACCGATTTGTATCCCATCTCACGAACTAATCAAGAAAAAAAGACaagaatcatcatcatcagaaaCAAAATCTATGTAATTGACAAGAAACTGACTCTGATACTATGTGGACATACCTTTGTATATGGCTAAACCTGTTGGATCcatctttcttttcttcaagCAAATTGAACTGTTATTTGTTTAAACAAGAAAGAATGAGAAGCACTTTCTGGGTTTGGAAACCCTAAATTCATATAATATGTTGTTTGTTACCTGTTACATATCCAGAATGGGTTTATCCCTTGATCTTCAATACAATGTGGACACATccatttcttctcttcttttttaaCTTCTTCCAACTCTGCAACCAACACCCACCATTAAATGTTCTATCTTTTTATCATTTCCCAAAGTTCAAAACTTCTTACCTTCTCCATATCTAACCTTAAGACACCCTCTGCAAAGAATCCCATAACTAGAATGACACAATGAACATTCTGTCTTCCCTAAAAGTTCATCAAAAAACTTTTAGAAAACAAGAAACAAAAAAGGAATCtctctttctttccttctttctgATTATTGATTGATTCACTCACCTATACATGGTTGCTCAAAATCAAGCTCACCACATCTCTTGCAATCATCTTCACTGCATAATGTCTTTTGCCTACAGAAATGACAGCAAATCCCAAACATAGAATAAA
This is a stretch of genomic DNA from Impatiens glandulifera chromosome 4, dImpGla2.1, whole genome shotgun sequence. It encodes these proteins:
- the LOC124936823 gene encoding cell division cycle-associated protein 7-like isoform X1, producing MSSLGLQKKIENLRSITSTSPKTQKTPIPRNPKSIYLTPTRRSPRLNQSFSKSEPILSRRSSRLRGKTGESSIESSQLKKKKEEKQRGKPKEEGEVKPVLSPEQSARRCVRKGRGVVYSMFGICCHFCRQKTLCSEDDCKRCGELDFEQPCIGKTECSLCHSSYGILCRGCLKVRYGEELEEVKKEEKKWMCPHCIEDQGINPFWICNSSICLKKRKMDPTGLAIYKVREMGYKSVAHFLMDELQRKKNRS